Proteins from one Tautonia marina genomic window:
- a CDS encoding sensor histidine kinase, giving the protein MPERTRRIMPELPPLAEADVTRLRRAINGSTEGLWEWDVPTGMVWFSPRTTLLLEGSVNTPIPPNWDALRRRMHPDDAPAFDAALAEATSRGELDATFRLQTASGSRWFRARGASPSDDHPIQTVAGSIQDTDDLRRALDHNAYLAAIVDADDDAVIGVNRDAVVIAWNGGAERLFGQSTDSILGQPLAALAPWVRLDLLPDLLPRALRGEIISGQVIAHRRENGDRQELSLRMGPIRDAREEIVGASIIAQDVTSRRAMERRLVSAGRDLRRRSDELEQFVYTVSHDLKSPLVTCTGYVGLLEEDLEAGDTESALDAARRVRNAVTRMNQLIDDLLELSRIGRSDAPPKSLDLTRLVAEVVEFMRPRFEERGARLDVAPDLPDRVFAVDRDLSRALENLLENALKYACDQPEPVVTLGGRHEEGQVLLFVRDTGPGIAPEYHQKIFGLFQRLDTAKPGTGVGLASVAKVASVLRGRAWVDSEPGIGATFWIALPDQSDPDSLEFASS; this is encoded by the coding sequence ATGCCGGAACGAACCAGGAGAATCATGCCCGAGCTTCCTCCCCTGGCCGAGGCCGACGTCACCCGACTCCGACGCGCCATCAACGGCTCGACCGAGGGCCTCTGGGAGTGGGACGTGCCCACCGGAATGGTCTGGTTCTCTCCCCGAACCACCTTGCTCCTCGAAGGATCGGTCAACACCCCCATCCCTCCCAACTGGGACGCCCTCCGCCGTCGGATGCACCCCGACGATGCCCCCGCCTTCGATGCGGCGCTGGCCGAGGCCACCTCCCGAGGCGAGCTTGATGCAACATTCCGCCTGCAAACCGCGTCCGGCTCCCGATGGTTCCGGGCCCGAGGTGCCTCGCCATCCGACGATCACCCGATCCAAACCGTCGCCGGCTCCATCCAGGATACCGACGACCTCCGCCGAGCCCTCGACCACAACGCCTATCTTGCCGCCATCGTCGATGCCGATGACGACGCCGTGATCGGTGTCAATCGCGATGCGGTCGTCATCGCCTGGAACGGCGGGGCCGAGCGTCTCTTCGGTCAATCCACCGATTCCATCCTTGGTCAGCCGCTTGCCGCGCTCGCCCCCTGGGTTCGGCTCGACCTCTTACCCGATCTCCTCCCCCGAGCCCTCCGCGGTGAAATCATCTCGGGCCAGGTCATCGCCCACCGTCGAGAGAACGGCGACCGTCAGGAGCTTTCGCTCCGGATGGGACCGATTCGAGACGCCCGCGAGGAAATCGTCGGGGCCTCCATCATCGCGCAGGACGTCACCAGCCGCCGCGCCATGGAGCGTCGGCTCGTCTCCGCCGGACGCGACCTCCGACGCCGGAGCGACGAGCTGGAACAGTTCGTTTACACCGTCTCGCACGACCTGAAAAGCCCCCTGGTCACCTGTACCGGCTACGTCGGTCTGTTGGAAGAAGACCTCGAAGCCGGCGACACCGAGTCGGCCCTCGACGCGGCCCGACGGGTTCGCAACGCCGTCACCCGGATGAACCAGTTGATCGACGACCTGCTCGAATTGAGCCGCATCGGACGCTCCGACGCTCCTCCCAAATCGCTCGACCTCACCCGCCTGGTCGCCGAGGTGGTCGAATTCATGCGCCCTCGATTCGAGGAACGAGGGGCCCGGCTCGACGTGGCTCCCGACCTTCCTGATCGTGTCTTCGCCGTTGACCGCGACCTCTCCCGAGCCCTCGAAAACCTCCTCGAAAACGCCCTCAAATATGCCTGCGACCAGCCCGAGCCGGTCGTCACCCTGGGAGGCCGTCACGAGGAGGGTCAGGTCCTCTTATTTGTCCGAGACACCGGCCCTGGCATCGCTCCCGAGTATCATCAAAAAATCTTCGGCCTGTTCCAGCGTCTCGACACCGCCAAGCCCGGCACCGGCGTCGGCCTGGCCTCGGTGGCCAAGGTCGCCTCGGTGCTTCGAGGCCGGGCCTGGGTCGACTCCGAGCCGGGCATCGGAGCCACCTTCTGGATCGCCTTGCCCGATCAATCCGACCCCGACAGCTTGGAATTCGCATCCTCTTGA